A window of the Verminephrobacter eiseniae EF01-2 genome harbors these coding sequences:
- a CDS encoding patatin-like phospholipase family protein, whose protein sequence is MTQTETSPRRLNLALQGGGSHGAFTWGVLDALLEDGQWQFDGVSGTSAGAMNAVALAHGFARAAQAHKDPGEVHRAGCALARESLTRLWEGVGTLGNLMGGLPLATANPVLGMMRQWLSPYQTNPLDINPLRGLLEREIDFALLRAAHGARPVAAHRVPHGSAHGAEGTTADGPKVFVCATNVRTGRSQIFSGPRLSVDAVMASACLPLLFQAVEIDGEHYWDGGYSGNPALHPLIYQTGTSDILLVQINPIEHPTLPHSGAEIIERINEVTFNASLLAELRAIEFVRRLLAEGKLDPRRYKSVRMHRIDGGAVLQPFAADSKMRADLAFVRQLFALGREAGQQWLQAHRQDVGLRPSIKIADNA, encoded by the coding sequence ATGACGCAGACTGAAACATCCCCGCGACGGCTGAACCTGGCGCTGCAAGGCGGCGGCTCGCATGGCGCGTTCACCTGGGGCGTGCTGGATGCGCTGCTCGAAGACGGGCAGTGGCAGTTCGATGGCGTCAGCGGCACCAGCGCGGGCGCGATGAACGCCGTGGCCCTGGCCCATGGCTTCGCCCGGGCGGCGCAGGCGCACAAAGACCCCGGCGAGGTCCACCGGGCCGGTTGCGCGCTGGCCCGGGAATCGCTCACGCGGCTATGGGAGGGGGTCGGCACCCTGGGCAACCTGATGGGCGGGCTGCCTTTGGCGACGGCCAACCCGGTCTTGGGCATGATGCGCCAGTGGCTCTCGCCCTACCAGACCAACCCGCTGGACATCAACCCGCTGCGCGGTTTGCTCGAGCGCGAGATCGACTTCGCGCTGCTGCGCGCAGCGCATGGCGCCCGACCGGTCGCGGCGCATCGCGTTCCACACGGCTCGGCGCATGGCGCCGAGGGGACGACGGCAGACGGGCCCAAGGTGTTCGTCTGCGCCACCAACGTGCGCACCGGGCGCAGCCAGATCTTCAGCGGCCCGCGCCTGAGCGTCGATGCGGTGATGGCCTCGGCCTGCCTGCCGCTGCTGTTCCAGGCCGTCGAGATCGACGGCGAGCATTACTGGGACGGGGGCTACTCGGGCAACCCTGCGCTGCACCCGCTGATCTACCAGACCGGCACCTCGGACATCCTGCTGGTGCAGATCAACCCCATCGAGCACCCGACGCTGCCGCATTCGGGCGCCGAGATCATCGAGCGCATCAACGAGGTCACCTTCAACGCCAGCTTGCTGGCCGAACTGCGCGCCATCGAGTTCGTGCGCCGCCTGCTGGCCGAGGGCAAGCTCGATCCGCGCCGCTACAAGAGCGTGCGCATGCACCGCATCGACGGCGGCGCGGTGCTGCAGCCGTTTGCGGCCGACAGCAAGATGCGCGCGGACCTGGCCTTCGTGCGCCAACTCTTTGCCTTGGGCCGTGAGGCCGGCCAGCAGTGGCTGCAGGCGCACCGCCAGGATGTCGGGCTGCGCCCCTCGATCAAGATCGCGGACAATGCGTAG
- a CDS encoding phosphoribosyl-ATP diphosphatase has product MPDDDLQHRSQDILARLAAVIESRKIAHGGDPTKSYVARLLHQGPDAFLKKIGEEATEVVMAAKDADHGADKAKIICEVADLWFHCMVALAHYGLTPDQVLAELQRRAGSSGIEEKALRKLLGRGSADQARESP; this is encoded by the coding sequence ATGCCTGATGACGATTTGCAACACCGCTCGCAGGACATTCTGGCGCGCCTGGCCGCCGTCATCGAAAGCCGCAAGATCGCCCATGGCGGCGACCCCACCAAGAGCTACGTTGCGCGCCTGCTGCACCAAGGCCCGGACGCCTTTCTGAAGAAGATCGGCGAAGAGGCCACCGAAGTGGTCATGGCCGCCAAGGATGCCGACCATGGGGCCGACAAGGCAAAAATCATCTGCGAAGTGGCCGATCTGTGGTTTCATTGCATGGTCGCTCTGGCCCACTACGGATTGACGCCCGACCAAGTGCTGGCCGAGTTGCAGCGCCGCGCAGGCAGCAGCGGCATCGAGGAAAAGGCGCTGCGCAAGCTGCTCGGACGTGGCAGCGCCGACCAGGCCAGGGAGTCGCCATGA
- the hisI gene encoding phosphoribosyl-AMP cyclohydrolase, with protein sequence MAAMDWLDDVKWDAQGLVPVIAQEQGTGDVLMLAWMNREALRQTAALGRAVYFSRSRGKLWFKGEDSGHAQTVHEIRLDCDRDVLLLRVTQQGHQPGIACHTGRHSCFFSRLGDGAWQAVDAVLKDPRAIYG encoded by the coding sequence ATCGCAGCGATGGACTGGCTCGACGACGTGAAATGGGATGCGCAGGGCTTGGTGCCGGTGATCGCGCAAGAGCAGGGCACGGGCGACGTGCTGATGCTGGCCTGGATGAACCGCGAGGCGCTGCGGCAGACCGCAGCACTCGGGCGCGCCGTGTACTTCAGCCGCTCGCGCGGCAAGCTGTGGTTCAAGGGCGAGGACTCGGGCCATGCGCAGACGGTGCACGAGATCCGCCTCGATTGCGACCGTGATGTGCTGCTGCTGCGGGTCACGCAGCAGGGCCACCAGCCCGGCATTGCCTGCCATACCGGGCGCCATAGCTGCTTTTTCAGCCGGCTCGGCGACGGCGCCTGGCAGGCGGTCGATGCGGTCTTGAAAGACCCCCGGGCCATCTACGGCTGA
- the purU gene encoding formyltetrahydrofolate deformylase: MTHAYVLTLSCPDRLGLVHAVSGFLLEHGGNIEEAAQYNDHATGLFFMRVRFACALHDQAGFKDRLGRFAALHQMRWSLHLAAEPVKTVLLVSKEGHCLNDLLFRWQSGLLPVDIRAIISNHRDFCPLAASYAVPFHHLPVSAATKAQAEARLLEIIEAEGAELVVLARYMQVLSDALCRQLAGRVINIHHSFLPSFKGAKPYHQAHERGVKLIGATAHYVTADLDEGPIIEQDVARAEHTDTVETLIARGRDTESQVLARAVKWHSEHRVLLDGHKTVVFR; this comes from the coding sequence ATGACCCATGCCTATGTCCTGACCCTGTCCTGCCCCGACCGTCTGGGGCTGGTGCACGCCGTCTCGGGCTTTTTGCTCGAACATGGCGGCAACATCGAAGAAGCCGCGCAGTACAACGACCACGCCACGGGCCTGTTCTTCATGCGCGTGCGGTTTGCCTGCGCGCTGCATGACCAGGCCGGCTTCAAAGACCGGCTGGGCCGCTTCGCCGCGCTCCATCAGATGCGCTGGAGCCTGCATCTGGCGGCCGAGCCGGTCAAGACTGTGCTGCTGGTCAGCAAGGAGGGCCATTGCCTGAACGACCTGCTGTTTCGCTGGCAATCGGGCCTGCTGCCGGTGGATATCCGCGCCATCATCAGCAACCACCGCGACTTTTGTCCGCTGGCGGCCAGCTACGCCGTGCCGTTTCACCACCTGCCCGTCAGCGCCGCCACCAAGGCGCAGGCCGAGGCCAGGCTGCTGGAGATCATCGAGGCCGAGGGCGCCGAACTGGTGGTGCTGGCGCGCTACATGCAAGTGCTGTCGGACGCGCTGTGCCGGCAACTGGCCGGCCGCGTGATCAACATCCACCACAGCTTCCTGCCCAGTTTCAAGGGCGCAAAGCCGTACCACCAGGCCCATGAGCGTGGCGTCAAGCTCATCGGCGCCACGGCCCACTATGTGACGGCCGATCTCGACGAAGGCCCGATCATCGAGCAGGATGTCGCGCGCGCCGAGCACACCGATACCGTCGAGACCCTGATCGCGCGCGGCCGCGACACCGAAAGCCAGGTGCTGGCCCGCGCGGTCAAATGGCACAGCGAGCACCGCGTGCTGCTCGATGGACACAAAACGGTGGTTTTCCGATGA
- a CDS encoding ChaN family lipoprotein: MLRPLLCAPVPCWPVCRALCLAGALLLAGCAGSAPPAPWPGRLLGLLPADALLLGEQHDAAEHQRLQRQAVQWLAARGQLAAVVIEMAEHGHGTRGLPRQASQAQARAALQWNDAAWPWSSHGPVVMAAVAAGVPVLGGNLPRSRLRAAMDDAAWDRHLPAPALQRQYDALRQGHCGLLPEAQLVPMARMQIARDASLARTVQQALHPGQSVLLLAGNGHVLRRLGVPTHWPASLVSKVVMMQTLQTQSARTEIDDEADMVITTPALPPRDACAVLRRSRSGMAAPPALSSASPAATIALRP, encoded by the coding sequence ATGCTCCGACCGTTGCTTTGCGCTCCTGTTCCTTGCTGGCCTGTCTGCCGGGCGCTGTGCCTGGCCGGCGCCCTGCTGCTGGCCGGCTGTGCCGGCAGTGCGCCGCCGGCCCCATGGCCCGGGCGCCTGCTGGGCTTGCTCCCGGCCGATGCGCTGCTGCTCGGCGAGCAGCACGATGCCGCCGAACATCAGCGCTTGCAACGCCAGGCCGTGCAATGGCTTGCAGCGCGCGGGCAATTGGCTGCCGTGGTCATCGAAATGGCCGAGCACGGGCATGGCACCCGGGGCCTGCCACGCCAGGCTTCGCAGGCCCAGGCCCGGGCCGCGCTGCAGTGGAACGACGCTGCCTGGCCCTGGAGCAGCCATGGCCCGGTGGTGATGGCCGCCGTGGCTGCGGGCGTTCCGGTGCTCGGCGGCAATCTGCCGCGCAGTCGCCTGCGCGCCGCGATGGACGATGCCGCCTGGGACCGGCATCTGCCGGCCCCGGCGCTGCAGCGGCAGTACGACGCGCTGCGCCAAGGCCATTGCGGGCTGCTGCCCGAGGCGCAGTTGGTGCCGATGGCGCGCATGCAGATCGCCCGCGACGCGAGCCTGGCCCGCACCGTGCAGCAGGCGCTGCACCCCGGCCAGAGTGTGCTGCTGCTGGCCGGCAACGGCCATGTGCTGCGCCGCCTGGGCGTGCCCACCCACTGGCCTGCCAGTCTGGTGTCGAAAGTGGTGATGATGCAGACGCTGCAGACGCAATCGGCACGCACTGAGATCGACGATGAGGCCGACATGGTGATCACCACGCCCGCCCTGCCGCCGCGCGATGCCTGCGCCGTATTGCGGCGCTCCCGGTCCGGCATGGCGGCGCCCCCGGCCCTGAGCAGCGCCAGCCCGGCTGCGACAATCGCGCTCCGCCCATGA
- a CDS encoding tetratricopeptide repeat protein, whose amino-acid sequence MKQALRLFACLLQWLALTALPGAGRAQADDHADISALLQSGQAAQALTLAEQRLTEHPRDPQLRFLRALAQTDAGEPERAIASFTELTQEFPELPEPYNNLAVLYARQNQWDQARATLEMALRANPGYATAQENLGDIYAWLASQAYSKAMQLDANSAASVRPKLALIRELFGTGRAR is encoded by the coding sequence ATGAAGCAAGCCTTACGTCTATTTGCATGCCTGCTGCAATGGCTGGCGCTGACCGCCCTGCCGGGCGCGGGCCGGGCCCAGGCGGACGACCATGCCGACATCTCTGCGCTACTCCAATCCGGCCAGGCCGCCCAAGCGCTGACCCTGGCCGAGCAGCGCCTGACGGAGCATCCGCGCGACCCGCAACTGCGCTTTTTGCGCGCGCTGGCCCAAACCGACGCCGGCGAACCGGAGCGCGCCATCGCCAGCTTCACCGAGCTCACGCAAGAGTTCCCCGAACTGCCCGAGCCCTATAACAATCTGGCCGTGCTCTACGCCCGCCAGAACCAGTGGGACCAGGCCCGCGCGACGCTGGAAATGGCGCTGCGCGCCAACCCGGGCTACGCCACGGCGCAGGAGAACCTGGGCGATATCTACGCCTGGCTGGCCAGCCAGGCCTACAGCAAGGCCATGCAGCTCGATGCCAACAGCGCCGCCTCGGTCCGGCCCAAGCTGGCGCTGATCCGGGAACTGTTCGGCACAGGCCGCGCGCGCTGA
- a CDS encoding Bug family tripartite tricarboxylate transporter substrate binding protein, producing MTLTRKIRAALPPMAIMAMTIGAALAADYPGRPIKIVVPYAAGGTIDSMARLLSPKFQAELGQPVLIDNRPGAGTMIGADAVARSEPDGHTLFMGTNSAFTISPHIMDKLPYDPLRSFAAIGTMATLPNLIVVKPDAPYQTLADVVDAARRGEKISYASFGKGSTAHLSGEAIRVAAAIDIAEIPYKSGPQCVQAVLAGQVSMGFDTTFGSVQRVKQGQLRALAITSATRSPDLPHVPTVREAGYPGAELVAWVGLFVPAATPAPIQDRLAATLRRALDEPQVKAQFAKMSVVVRFVDGESTMQTLRQEYLDIGKLVQTAKIRAH from the coding sequence ATGACCCTTACCCGAAAAATACGGGCGGCGCTGCCGCCGATGGCCATCATGGCCATGACCATCGGCGCAGCGCTGGCCGCCGACTATCCGGGCCGGCCGATCAAGATCGTCGTGCCCTACGCGGCCGGCGGCACCATCGACTCCATGGCCCGCCTGCTCAGCCCCAAGTTCCAGGCCGAACTGGGCCAGCCGGTGCTGATCGACAACCGCCCCGGCGCGGGCACCATGATCGGCGCCGACGCGGTGGCGCGCTCCGAACCAGACGGCCATACGCTGTTCATGGGCACCAACTCGGCTTTCACCATCAGTCCGCACATCATGGACAAGCTGCCTTACGACCCGCTGCGCAGCTTCGCCGCCATCGGCACCATGGCGACCCTGCCCAATCTCATCGTGGTCAAACCCGACGCGCCGTACCAGACGCTGGCCGATGTCGTCGACGCCGCAAGGAGGGGCGAGAAAATCAGCTACGCCTCGTTCGGCAAGGGCAGCACGGCGCATCTGTCGGGCGAAGCGATCCGGGTTGCCGCCGCTATCGACATCGCGGAGATCCCCTACAAGAGCGGCCCGCAATGCGTGCAAGCCGTGCTGGCCGGCCAGGTCAGCATGGGCTTTGACACCACCTTTGGCTCAGTGCAGCGCGTCAAGCAGGGGCAACTGCGCGCTTTGGCCATCACTTCGGCCACCCGCTCGCCCGATCTGCCCCATGTACCGACGGTGCGGGAAGCGGGGTACCCGGGCGCAGAATTGGTCGCATGGGTCGGCTTGTTCGTGCCCGCCGCAACGCCTGCGCCGATCCAGGACCGGCTTGCCGCGACGCTGCGACGCGCGCTGGACGAGCCGCAAGTGAAGGCGCAATTTGCCAAGATGAGCGTCGTGGTCAGGTTCGTCGACGGCGAAAGCACGATGCAGACGCTGCGCCAAGAGTATCTGGACATCGGCAAACTGGTGCAGACGGCAAAAATCCGCGCGCACTGA
- a CDS encoding Bug family tripartite tricarboxylate transporter substrate binding protein, with protein sequence MHTRRQFMHRAGCAAALGALSALTVRAQAIGPVKILYGFSAGSAGDTVARRVGDKLAGSAYTSHAAVVENKPGASGRIALELLKTAPGDGSVLALAPFSCTAIYPHIYRQLSYDPANDFQPVSIAAIMHHALAVGPLVPASVKTIKDFLAWAKANPEQANYGSPAAGSTPHFIGALFGLGSGVALRHVPYRGSIPGVTDLVGGQIAAMVTPSGDFTAYYKAGKLRLLATSGHARSPFTPDVPTFAEQGHAELSIEEWLGFYAPGKTAASVVAVASAAINAAVKEQAVIDSLALVGLIAKGSTPAEMRSFQQAEFERWGPLVKKVGFTADS encoded by the coding sequence ATGCACACACGCCGCCAATTCATGCACCGGGCGGGCTGCGCCGCAGCGCTCGGCGCCCTGTCCGCGCTGACCGTCCGGGCCCAGGCCATCGGGCCGGTCAAGATTCTCTACGGCTTTTCTGCCGGCAGTGCCGGCGACACCGTGGCGCGCAGGGTGGGCGACAAACTCGCCGGTTCGGCCTACACCAGCCATGCCGCCGTGGTGGAGAACAAGCCCGGCGCGAGCGGACGGATCGCGCTGGAACTGCTCAAGACCGCGCCCGGTGATGGCAGCGTGCTGGCGCTGGCGCCGTTCTCGTGCACCGCCATCTATCCCCACATCTACCGCCAGCTCAGCTACGACCCGGCCAACGATTTCCAGCCGGTGTCGATCGCTGCGATCATGCACCACGCCCTGGCGGTGGGGCCGCTGGTGCCGGCGTCGGTCAAGACGATCAAAGACTTCCTGGCCTGGGCCAAGGCCAACCCGGAGCAGGCCAACTATGGCTCGCCCGCCGCCGGCTCGACCCCGCACTTCATTGGCGCCCTGTTCGGTCTGGGCAGCGGGGTCGCGCTCCGGCATGTGCCTTATCGCGGCTCCATACCTGGCGTGACCGACCTGGTGGGCGGGCAGATTGCGGCCATGGTGACCCCCAGCGGGGACTTCACCGCCTACTACAAGGCCGGCAAGCTGCGGCTGCTGGCCACATCGGGCCATGCGCGCTCACCGTTTACACCGGATGTGCCCACTTTCGCCGAGCAGGGCCATGCGGAACTGAGCATCGAGGAGTGGCTCGGCTTTTACGCCCCGGGCAAGACCGCCGCCAGCGTCGTGGCCGTCGCCAGTGCGGCGATCAACGCCGCCGTCAAGGAACAGGCGGTCATCGACAGCCTGGCCCTGGTCGGGCTGATTGCCAAGGGATCGACCCCGGCCGAGATGCGCTCTTTCCAGCAAGCGGAGTTCGAGCGCTGGGGCCCGCTGGTCAAGAAAGTCGGCTTCACCGCCGATTCCTGA
- a CDS encoding transposase family protein yields MAEKDTIEEIIEQLRQLKDPRVAGRTDHNLLDILVLALCAVMSGAQGWDDIEDWGHAREGWLRRYLKLRNGIPGHDTIRRVSLRWPVSTPAA; encoded by the coding sequence ATGGCGGAGAAAGACACGATAGAAGAGATCATCGAGCAGTTGCGCCAGTTGAAGGACCCGCGGGTTGCAGGCCGCACCGACCACAACCTGCTCGACATACTGGTTTTGGCACTGTGCGCGGTCATGTCAGGGGCACAAGGGTGGGATGACATAGAGGACTGGGGACACGCGCGCGAAGGCTGGCTGCGTCGCTATCTGAAACTGCGCAACGGCATTCCCGGGCACGACACCATCCGTCGGGTATCACTTCGGTGGCCTGTATCGACTCCAGCCGCGTGA
- a CDS encoding ISAs1 family transposase, whose translation MAASLSETAQRHSRARHHPSGITSVACIDSSRVIGSKTETDRRYVISSLPADSERILHAVRMHWGIENGLHWCLDVTFGEDACPIRLRNAALDFSLPRRVAMNLFRADHSRAMRLPKKRKAAAWSPDYLANILHLREI comes from the coding sequence CTGGCTGCGTCGCTATCTGAAACTGCGCAACGGCATTCCCGGGCACGACACCATCCGTCGGGTATCACTTCGGTGGCCTGTATCGACTCCAGCCGCGTGATCGGCAGCAAGACCGAGACTGATCGGCGCTATGTGATCAGTTCATTGCCCGCCGACAGTGAGCGCATTTTGCACGCTGTGCGCATGCACTGGGGCATTGAAAATGGCTTGCACTGGTGCCTGGATGTGACCTTTGGAGAGGACGCCTGCCCCATCCGGCTACGCAATGCCGCACTCGACTTCTCATTGCCGCGCCGCGTCGCCATGAACCTGTTTCGTGCTGACCACTCTCGCGCCATGCGCCTGCCAAAAAAGCGCAAGGCCGCTGCCTGGAGCCCGGACTACCTCGCCAATATCCTTCATCTGCGGGAAATTTGA
- a CDS encoding FMN-binding negative transcriptional regulator produces the protein MYMPPQFNAKDPAIALELMRSHPFASLISNDTDGLPFVTHLPLVAEAGESDQLALWGHCAKPNPHWRYLQARPQAVVTFLGPHSYLSPQVYPDLARVPTWNYLAVHCTVEARLIEEPTEKDVLLKKLIGEHEPAYAQQWRDLGEEFQRKMLNGIVGFELKVTALQCKVKINQHRRESHAGMRAMYGAGTPDEQALAAWMDRLGMNAEAQGS, from the coding sequence ATGTACATGCCCCCGCAGTTCAACGCCAAGGACCCGGCCATCGCGCTGGAGTTGATGCGCTCGCATCCGTTCGCGAGCCTGATCTCGAACGACACCGACGGCCTGCCATTCGTCACGCACCTGCCGCTGGTGGCGGAGGCGGGCGAGAGCGACCAACTGGCGTTGTGGGGGCATTGCGCCAAGCCCAACCCGCATTGGCGCTACCTGCAGGCACGGCCGCAGGCGGTCGTCACGTTCCTCGGGCCGCATTCGTACCTGTCGCCCCAGGTCTATCCCGACCTCGCGCGTGTGCCGACGTGGAACTACCTCGCGGTGCATTGCACGGTCGAGGCCCGCCTGATCGAGGAGCCCACGGAGAAAGACGTGTTGCTCAAGAAGCTCATCGGCGAGCATGAGCCCGCTTACGCGCAGCAGTGGCGCGACCTGGGCGAGGAGTTCCAGCGCAAGATGCTGAACGGCATCGTCGGCTTCGAGCTGAAGGTGACTGCGCTGCAGTGCAAGGTCAAGATCAACCAGCATCGCAGGGAATCGCATGCGGGCATGCGTGCCATGTACGGCGCCGGCACGCCGGACGAGCAGGCGCTGGCGGCGTGGATGGACCGGCTCGGCATGAATGCCGAGGCGCAGGGAAGCTGA
- a CDS encoding nucleotidyl transferase AbiEii/AbiGii toxin family protein → MTKVDFRREGSWRSLWPKALGLMLHLEEATIEPQWTFGGGTVLMLRFDHRFSKDIDLFVPDPQYLGHVNPRLGGPAEELTSEYEESAEFIKLQLPEGEIDVVVGAPLTAPNFEIVEYERRPIRVETSAEIIAKKMWHRGDQAKARDLFDLCAVATFEPDAIEVARPFMRRHAAAFLRRLDARAEMAELEFDEIEASSFRMSFRECLVLAHTILDPL, encoded by the coding sequence ATGACGAAGGTCGATTTCAGGCGGGAGGGGTCGTGGCGCAGTCTTTGGCCCAAGGCTCTGGGTCTGATGCTGCATCTGGAAGAAGCCACCATCGAACCTCAATGGACCTTCGGCGGCGGGACAGTGCTGATGCTGCGTTTCGATCACAGGTTCAGTAAAGATATTGACCTTTTCGTTCCCGATCCCCAGTACTTGGGACATGTGAATCCACGTCTCGGTGGACCAGCCGAGGAACTCACAAGCGAGTACGAAGAGAGCGCTGAGTTCATCAAGCTTCAACTGCCTGAAGGGGAGATTGACGTAGTCGTCGGAGCCCCGCTGACGGCGCCGAACTTTGAGATCGTCGAGTACGAGCGGCGTCCGATTCGTGTGGAAACATCCGCCGAAATCATTGCCAAGAAGATGTGGCATCGTGGCGATCAGGCCAAGGCACGGGACCTGTTTGACCTCTGCGCAGTAGCCACGTTCGAGCCGGATGCAATCGAGGTCGCGCGCCCCTTCATGCGACGACACGCAGCAGCCTTTCTTCGGAGATTGGATGCCCGAGCGGAAATGGCAGAACTCGAGTTCGACGAAATTGAAGCCAGCTCCTTCCGGATGTCCTTCCGGGAATGCCTGGTACTTGCCCACACAATTCTTGATCCTCTGTAA
- a CDS encoding helix-turn-helix domain-containing protein produces the protein MSTLDEIGKAVRVRRTEMGLTQDLLARLSGLSRSTVNTVENRSIANLSIAKAVALLESIGLSMNVNVNAARSSSRKNAPPSRSAMERAAATASISYGQAMTAKQLEVALLTGEAPPRIRPHLQVMLDEAPVSLLAKVVDEIHAEKSISRAQVWSQMRKLAHELQCYRLLWQ, from the coding sequence ATGTCCACTCTTGACGAAATTGGCAAGGCCGTTCGCGTTCGCAGAACGGAGATGGGCCTCACCCAAGATCTTCTTGCTCGTCTCAGTGGACTTTCACGCTCGACCGTCAATACCGTGGAGAACCGGTCCATCGCCAATCTCAGCATAGCGAAGGCTGTGGCTCTGTTGGAATCCATAGGCCTGTCGATGAACGTCAACGTGAATGCGGCGCGGTCCTCTTCCCGAAAAAATGCACCCCCGAGTCGATCGGCGATGGAGCGTGCCGCGGCCACGGCCAGCATCAGCTATGGACAGGCGATGACTGCCAAGCAATTGGAGGTGGCGCTTCTCACAGGTGAGGCACCTCCGCGGATCAGACCGCATCTGCAAGTGATGCTGGACGAGGCGCCAGTCTCGCTGCTCGCAAAGGTCGTGGATGAGATCCATGCCGAAAAATCCATATCGAGGGCACAGGTCTGGAGCCAGATGCGAAAGCTGGCGCATGAACTGCAGTGCTACAGGCTTCTCTGGCAATGA
- a CDS encoding amino acid ABC transporter ATP-binding protein, with the protein MIEINRVSKWYGAFQVLTDCTTSIRKGEVLVVCGPSGSGKSTLIKCVNALEPFQKGDITVDGTSAGDPKIDLNRLRSRVGMVFQHFELFPHLSIEQNLSIAQIKVLKRSSSEARARSMVLLERVGMKAHSHKFPSQLSGGQQQRVAIARALAMDPIAMLFDEPTSALDPEMVNEVLDVMVQLACEGMTMMCVTHEMGFARKVANRVIFMDRGSIVEDCPKEEFFGNPAARSDRAQQFLSKILQH; encoded by the coding sequence ATGATCGAAATCAATCGAGTGAGCAAGTGGTACGGCGCTTTTCAGGTGCTGACCGATTGCACGACGAGCATCCGCAAAGGCGAAGTCCTCGTGGTCTGCGGGCCTTCGGGTTCGGGCAAGTCCACGTTGATCAAGTGCGTGAACGCGCTGGAGCCCTTCCAGAAAGGCGACATCACGGTCGACGGAACCTCGGCGGGCGATCCGAAGATCGATCTCAACCGGCTGCGCTCGCGCGTGGGCATGGTGTTCCAGCATTTCGAGCTGTTTCCCCACCTGTCGATCGAGCAGAACCTGTCGATCGCGCAAATCAAAGTGCTCAAGCGTTCGTCGAGCGAGGCGCGCGCGCGCTCCATGGTGCTGCTCGAGCGCGTGGGCATGAAAGCCCATTCACACAAGTTCCCGTCGCAGCTGTCGGGCGGCCAGCAACAGCGCGTGGCCATTGCTCGCGCGCTGGCCATGGACCCGATCGCCATGCTGTTCGATGAGCCCACCTCCGCGCTCGACCCCGAGATGGTCAACGAGGTGCTCGACGTGATGGTTCAGCTGGCTTGCGAAGGGATGACCATGATGTGCGTGACGCACGAGATGGGCTTTGCGCGCAAGGTGGCCAACCGCGTGATCTTCATGGATCGCGGCAGCATCGTCGAAGACTGCCCGAAGGAAGAGTTCTTCGGCAACCCGGCAGCGCGCTCCGACCGCGCGCAGCAGTTCCTCTCGAAAATTCTCCAGCACTGA